The Lycium ferocissimum isolate CSIRO_LF1 unplaced genomic scaffold, AGI_CSIRO_Lferr_CH_V1 ctg383___fragment_4___debris, whole genome shotgun sequence genomic interval tgttttaataaaatattaagaaacaCCGAGTTTTTTTGTgtggaaaatttgcaaaaaaaaaaaaaaaaagaagtagcTTGTTTTGCAATTTGTAGAGATTGAGGATTTTGATACCATGAATAGCTATAATATGGTTGAGGGAGTTGATTATGATCGAGTTAtcactctttcttttctttcttgttttggCAAGTAATGAAGTAGTTTCATCTTTGTTGGCAGTTGATCCGCCTTGTTTGTGGTGAACATACGGTAGATGCCACTCAGGTGACACAAATCACTCTTACTCATGCACTAGAGCTTAAGCCTTTCTCTTCAGCTGCAAGATCATCTTCCTTTCATGGTCCAGATTCTTGCCATCAAGTTAGACatgattttgttctttcaaATAGAAAAGCTGTTGATGAGTACTGGAACACTTTGGAGTACTTTTTGGCTGGACCTAATCCAGAAGCTGCTTCAAATGCTTCCCCAGGAAATGATGTTCCTGCTGTTAAAGAGGTTTGATATTGTAAACACAACTTGCAATTTTGTCCTTCTATTGTTCTTGGATGAAGATGTTCCCCTATGGAAATGATGTCAATGCTGATCCTTTGGATGTTCATCTTGTAAATACTTTATAGGGCTAAGAAGCAGCGATAGGGCTCATTTTGCTATATCTGCACAAGAGCCCTCTCCTTCAAGCTTGAAGACACTTTACatcctttctctctttcttttctttttcattttctaagCTTAATGTGTTTATAAGATTTTATCTTGTGGCTGGACCAAATAAGTTTGAGTTTCTAGAAAACGGCAAAGGTGTCTCGAAATCATTAAATAAAGATTGTCACTTAGCGTTATTATGAAAAATTTACACCCAAGTTATGCTTTTGGGGTTTGCAAGGtggcattatttttttttttttgctcttcccTGCCTTAAAATCTGTTAACAGTATTGTTCAAATGAAGTTAAAGATCATCCAGCTTGTCTGCCAATTGTGCTACTGCTTAGCAGTTAACTTGTACCTTTAAAAATATCAGTTTTATCAAACTTAAGCATGGTCACTTCCTTTCTAGAAATTGTAAGCAATATGTGAAATTGCTTTTAACGGATTATGCATATACAAGAAGATGTAAGTGATAGAGAGAGGATATTGAAAACTGAGTTGAAATAAGAGGAGCAGGCCCATTATCTACCGAGTTTTTAACCATGCGCCAATTGGCCCTCAGGAATTTCTTGGttatcaaataaataaataagagaaagaaacaaaagcttaaacattatttcattttatcctGCATTAACATATTTTACGCATTTTTATTATGAATGATTTAGAAGACACAATGTACAGGTACTTCAGCGTTTTCACAATAGGAAGCAAAAGCGTCTCTCTAGATCCCAAGGAGTTTTAAATTCCAAATGGATGGTTCACCTCATAAAAGGACGAAATAATTCTTCACGGAAAAGAAAGAGGTCATCAGGCGGAGTGCCCTCAAGACATGTAAAGCTACGCACTTCAGATGTACAACCAAGTGACAAGAGCACATGTGATACTGTTGAGCAATTCCCTGATGAACAAAATGCTTTCGTGGTTTCTCCAGGGGACATTGGATGTAATTCTCAAATAAATTGTGTTGGTGATCATAGGGAGGTTACCGAAGGGATAGAGCAATGCGAAAAAAATGAGGGCAATCACTCTTTCATGAAGCGAAGTGATCTCTCAAGTCTGAAGCCAACATGCAGAGCAATTTTCTCCTGGACCGAAGATGCAGACAGGTATTTGCATGTTCATTGTAGATAAATGATTTAGAGGTAGTTTATGGAGTAACACATTTCAGCTTCTTGTCTATTTGGTCTTGTTCTGAAGTATATTTCTGTGGAATATCCTATTTGCATGGTCTGCTATGGATCGTCATGCAGCGGGTGACTTACTGCAGCTTACTCAGCATATCTAACATATCTTAATAAATCAGTCTATTCTGGATCTTAACATATAATGAATCTGTCCAGGCAATTGGTGATTGAATATGTAAGACTCCGAGCAGCCCTTGGGCCATATTCTCGTTGTTTTAAATGGGCCTCAGTCAAAAACCTTCCAGCATCACCTGATGCATGCAAACGTAGAATGGCCATTTTGATGAAAGGCTGTATACAATTCAGAAGTGCTTTAATGAAACTCTGTAATGTAGTCTCAGAGCGTTATGCACGGTACCTCCAGAACAGGTCTTTAGACTGCGGTGATTGTGAAGAGATGGTTCAGCATGATGCCTCAGAAGAAGATTTGAATCAAGGTGTCTCTGACAGCCCTGAACATTCTAGAGAGGCTGCAGAAGAGCGGTGGGATGATTTTGATGTCTACAATGTAAAGGTTGCCCTAGATAAGGTGTTGGAATGTAAAAAGATGGCTAAGTTGAATGGTAGCAATGGAGTTCAATCTGCCAATGCTAATTCAGATCTCAGTATAAATGCTGAAAGACCTGTAAGTCCTTCTGATGTTGCAATACGTCATATATGTGCATGACATTTTATGCTTGTCCAAGTTTGTTATCTTCTATTTGCTATCTGCCCAGAGTTATTTAATCAGAGGTTTGACTCCGTAAGTTTAAGTTTGATATGTGAGCCATAATGTCCTCTATCACCTTGGTTGCCCCTcaccagtaaaaaaaaaaaaaaaaaaaaaaaaaaaaaagaaagaagttcACCAACTTTGAGGAAATGAAAAAAACAAAGGAACTCCAGATACGTAAGTAGAAAACTCTGAGGTCTGGACCCCTATTTCTATTTGATCTGTCCATCTGCGTGGGGAAGTGTTGGTCAAGTttttgcatataatatataatttcaaTCTGGCAAACTAGCTTCCTGCGGTTAATATTCTGTTTATATTCCCTGTCTCCCCCTTTGTGTCTGCATATCTGTTGCATGATTATCATTATGTTAAATTacaaccccccacccccaacccaaGAGTTTGACAAGATGAAACAAATTCTCAGGAGAAAAGCTCGCATTGGGTTCCTAAGAGGTGTGGTCATCCTTTAATTGAAAGCAACAATATACGCAGGCAACCATTTGAATCAGTTGCAGTTGCAAACGCAGTAGAGCTATCAAAGTTGGCAGTCCTGACCACCTCAAGATCTCAACTGGTGCCAACTTCACTTGTCGAAACATTTAAGCATTACTCGGAGCATGATAAAGTTCTTGCTTTCAACTTCCTGAAAGAGATGAAActggtaaatattttttcagGTCTTCTGATTATATACCCATTGCACTTCCTGACCATATTACCACTTCGCATATATAACCTGGCTGGCTGTTATCATCAAGTGGTTGAATGGTTAAACTGGGAAAACAATCAACGTATGCAGGAACTCATGATATTTGAATTTTAAGTACTTCCGATCCAATGTATGCAAAGACCCTGTATTAGTAAAACCCTAAATTTTCTTTGCACTTCTAAAATAAAGATTCATGTTGAAATTCTAATTTGAACTATGATCTGATCTTATGCCTAAACTATGATCTGATCTTATGCCTATTGAACTAGCAATAAAAACATTATGATAGTACTTTTCTTTACTCTTAGCAATACAATATGGAAGTGAAATTGAGTTCGTGACTTTTGTACTAGTCAAATAGTGTCACATTAATTGCAAATCAGGAGAAGCATTTGATCGTAAAAGATGCAAGAAATTAATATCAGTactatatatttgaaaaaagatCACGCCTTGTTCATAGGCTGCAGCATTAGCGAGACATGATTTGAGCAAACATATTTTACTGCAAGTTCTTATGTTTGTTCAGTTGAGTAAAGGATTCTACGGAGGGGTTAACTATATCTGAAAGTGAAGTGTATACAATAATGGAGAAGTAATATATGTTAGCTGTTCAATTGTGTCTATGATTCTTGGATCTTTTCAACAGGAGAATTTAGCATTATGGCCAGTATTCCTGTCTAGATTTTAACAAGCATGTAGCTTTGTCAATACAAATGCCCGTTTGTATTATTAGCTCACTTTCTTGGATAGTAGTTTGCGGGTGAGACCAAGTTGGTCACCTACTTCTTTAAGCCATTTCCTAACGGTCAGATGACTCAGTGACTTTGGTATATAAAGATATATGAAACAAAGTGCACATTTCATTTTATCAGTAGCTGCATCTGCAATTCTTTTCTCCTTATTATACACTTCCAAAATGTCCTCACTTCACCTTTATGCAGATCGAGAGTAGAGCCAAAAATCCTGTTGCGCTTTCTGGGAAATTCTTTGACAGTATGTTTTCATCTCCATTTCCAATCAAAACTGGAGAACAAGCAGCTAAATTTTCAACCTGGCTGcatgaaagagagaaagagatggTGAATGGTGGGGTTGTTCTTCCGCGGGACTTGCAATGTGGTGACGTCTTAAATTTATGTGGTCTATTGTCTTCAGGAGAACTGTCAATTATACCATGCCTGCCAGCTAAAGGTGTTGGAAAGGCGAAGGATGCCAGAACTCTCAAAcgtaaaaataatattactaaCTTTCGTGATGGAAGCAGGGGTAAGACATACAGAATTGGTGAAAGTGAGGCTCGCCGAGCAAAGGGTTTTCCTGATATTACTTTATCCTTGAGCCGTGCAACATTTTTCAGCAGAGAAGCCgtagaattttttaaaaatgacgAGAATCAGCCATTGACACAAATTGGTGAAGAAAATCAAGTCAAGATCATGTCAGTTCTTGAATCTAGCAGCAGTGCATCTTACttggaaggaaaaaataatGTAGAGGAAGCACACGAGAATGGGAGTTATGGATACACAGCAATATCTTCCAAAGAGTTGCTATGGAAAGCCATGGCAAGCTCTGCTGAACACTTCTGCTCTTTTTCTTCTAAAAAAGAAAGTTCTGCATTTAACCCAGAGCTCTTTAGGTCTTTACTTTTAGCCATTCAAAAGGCTGGTGACCAAGGTCTAACCATGAAAGAAATCTCAATGTCTGTGAATGTTCAGGGTATGCAactcttcttttttcatattaCTTTTCTATTTGATTAAAATATCACAAGATTGATGCTAtgagtttttgttttttatcaGGGGAAAAGATGCTGGATGTTATCGTCGACGTCCTTGAAACTTTCGGACAAGTATTAAAGGTACTGTGCTTTGTAGTTGCcaattaatttattttcctAGTGGTGATATTTTGAGATTAGACAAGCAGAAAAGAAAGTAGACAGAGAAGTAATCTCTCCATCCCATTTTAATGGACCTCCTTTCTTTTTGGTCAGTCTGGAAAAGCTAGAACTATTTCGACAAATTGTAAATTTAAGTCCCTCCAAAAATTCATACTTGTATAGGTTTATTATTACTAGTTTGTATTATTTCAAACTTGATGTGACATATTTTCAATTAACTATTCCAGTCTATCAAAGTTCAAACTATTATATAAGCACTTCTCTATTCACTTGGAAACATATTCAAACATGTTATTCTCTTAAACTCCACTCGGGTCTGTGTAATGCTGTTTCCATTTTTATTGGTAATAGTGTCCGGAAAAATGTCCCCCTCTAGAGAGTGGATAGATCGTAAAGGTACCCAAGCTGTTTAATGAGGGTTGAGtcagaaaataagaaaatagtaCGTTTGTTCAAAGTAAGCTAAGTCAATGCGCTGGTGCTGGTAAATGTGTTATCCACCAGACATATTCGCGTGATTGATACACATGAGTAGTAGAAAAGGTGTAAGTTGGCAAAAGATGGACAACTTGACATTTATCTGATTTTACGATTGATCCTTTCTCGCGCTCCTTTAATCTTTGGTAAACGGGTAATGGTTTTTCTGTGATGCCACAGAGAGAAGATATGAAAGGATTAATTAGGGAGGTTTCCACTTTTTGTAACGcctataatttctttttattgtaCCCTCCATGCAGGTCAATGGCTATGATTCTGTTCATGTGGTTGATTCCTTATATCATTCCAAATATTTCTTATCCACCGTACCAGTTAATCGACAAGATTCTTTGGTCACTCTTGCGGGAGCTGATGATGCACAGAAAGAACTTGGTATGAATGCCGAGTTCCATAATCCCACTAATCGAGAGCAACCTTCTGAACCTTTACTTGAAAGGCAAAGCACAAATAGAAATGATTCATTGGAGTTCCAAACTGCAAAATCTCATCCATGTAAGCCAATATTGCCTTGGATCGATGGTGATGGTACTTTCAACAATGGTGTCTACAGAAAACTTGTGTCTCGTGCTCTGGGTATCATAATGCAGAAGCCAGGGATTCTAGAGGTatgaattttttaaacttatggtattttatatataaaatatggtGCATAACAATTAATAATGACATGTAGCTGTAGACCATTTACATAAGTTATTTTGGCACCGTTAGATCACATGGATAGAAGGTGATTACTGCGGTCATTATTTATGATCAAGTTGTTCTGATATGAACTTATaaatacatctttaatttttgttgcaGGATCATGTTATCGACCAGATGCATGGAATGAATCCTCAGGTAAATATCCATTTATAAACTATCCATGAACAAACTATTAATCTGTGCCCCCAGTATACTTTTCCCATTGACTGAACAAACAGAAGTTACCGCGCGAAAACATCATAATGATTCCTTCATCTCACCTGAATTTTCAATTTATCAAGACTCACCATCACCTAAGGATATGATACTGAATTACATTGTCACATTTCTGATATAATAATATCTGAGGACATTTTCCCCCTTGCCCACCAATAATGAATGTaatttgttgttcttgttcaaAACTTATCAGTCTTAACTACATCTTCTTGCTCTCTAGTATTTGTTGCTATAAAGAGGTTTGCAATCTAAGTTTAACTTGTACTAGTTTTTCTCCTATTTATCTAATCTTGGAGCTAAGTATCCGAGAGCTTATAAATTGTACCACATCTGATGTTCACGTTCTTTCCAAGAAGTTCTGTATTTCTGGGATTTGCACTAAAGTAATGTCTATTGTAGATTGCTAACTAGATTTACTTAGCTGAGAAAGTATAAGTTTTCTTTCTTAGTGACCACAAAGTGCCAGACTATGTAATATTGTATGCAAACTGTAACTTAGCATTAGTACATGCTTCGAATGCCTCTGAGAAATGTTAATATGTTGCTTTTTGTCTTAAAGAGTTGCAGAACTTTGTTAGAGATGATGATTCTGGATAACCATATCGTTGTGCGCAAAATGTTTGAAACTATAGCCGGGCCACCTGCCATTCTCAGTGGCCTTCTTGGAACACAATTCGTGAAGTCAAAGCTTATTCTAAAACGACATCTCTTCGCGAATCCCACGAGCACTTCCCATTTGTAAAGGTGGAAATATTTATCTGTAAGTATAAGCAACAATTCATCAATGTTGTTATAATTTAAAGTCTTAAGTCTTTTTTTATTGCAGAACCACAAGTCTTTTTGGATGCTTATTGTGTACATTTTGGTGTTTTAAAGTCTCAAAAGAGGAAGCTAGAGATGCATTAGTTTATCATTTTGTAAAGCTAATATATTGTTAAGATTGTAGATTATTAGTGCCATACTGGAAAGCCAATGACAAGATCATAGTGTGCATGAGAAAACTGTATGAAAAGTTTTCTTGTAGTAATGAGCAgtaaaagaaggaaataatacTTGGTTCAAGAGGAATATATAACCTCATACAATCACCAAAATTATAGATAGTATAAAGGTCAAACTTAGTGAATTGAAATACGTGTTATTTTTAAAGAACACTATCCGTGGAAGGTCTTAACTGATTCAAAATATTCTGTAGCAACtactttttattttagaaataatagaaaatgtagttttgatttttttttttttaaaaagaacatGAAGTAGAGTTTGCATTGAGTATAATTAAGAcaaatacttaaaaaaaaacaccaaatgTATTATGCTTCTTTGCTTATTCTTTCTAGAGATAATTACTTGGAGATACCAACATACCGCCCACATATCTAACTAACCAATTCTAACCCAATTGTTAGTTTATTACCCATCTATCTCTATTTTCCCAAGATAGTCACCCTCCGCTAGAAAAACCTCCAACTGAACCTTCAAAATATTCAAGTAGCAACTTCTCCCTCACCCCTCTCTCTCCGTTTTTGCTATCAATGAAAGTTCAGATCTGGCTGTCGGATCATTGCTGCAGTCATCTGtgattttgcttttttttttagtttgaaaaaaaagaacatgAAATGTTTAGAGTTTGCATTGAGTATAATTAAGAcaaatacttaaaaaaaaacaccaaatgtatatatatcatatgtgtgtgtatatatgttatatatagatatataactTGGAGATACCACTGTAgtattgtacatatatatactaacCAATTCTAACCCAATTATTAGTTTATTATCCCATCTATCTCTATGtttctatatatatagccaCAATCTATGCATAGTCACCCTCCAACGCTATATATATGAGTTATTTCCTCCACCAGTGGATacctttatgtatttttatatttcttttgtaGTGATATAATGCAACAACTGTTTAAATATAATAGAG includes:
- the LOC132044211 gene encoding uncharacterized protein LOC132044211 isoform X3 yields the protein MLDNFSRIHEVEVSKSKLSKQELEALHLRKRVLQRIAIARANGITQSELTKEFNTKANNFFHILKELQTLGLILSHQVTVWENETSNDGKLINKHISTNMLYLSLYGKHLRCQQRLEIRKRGLMKDDRENVLIKDDLPSLRDICNILEKAKGKVIPISNIKKDLGYRDAAGHKRWANILRKLTQAQVVEVIEKDKSLRLLKEFSPMHFDTRKRRSDDLGREQPPTKIEKRDQIGQQIVELPIEPQTCGITHAEGSREIRDVEYRGNNRMSTAQNSSSDVSNTKMQMMGSSVCDLVPVKTSATETISPRCQAYKAYPSHKLRADCAREQREHWILKMLEEEKFLIKPHLQRRLERLEKGRHTSMDKKTLERSLNKLQQNGHCKCLDVFFPAVTNFCENLKRVVVLHPSIYELSPALLVKIYDRIRSFERELRGKSFSKFQKGDALPIVYDDVGRGQQRIEMDVQDALAKKSCGKKSLMEKMARAKLLHIYLWEYVNSLPDSEDTSSSGKYGYDLRNDDSSCKLVDIGSAIEAMQLELFLQVSGSVKMHENVFEKCGDYLHLSGIPMKDYTCLKDTPSIKELSLLIAVLQRFKLIRLVCGEHTVDATQVTQITLTHALELKPFSSAARSSSFHGPDSCHQVRHDFVLSNRKAVDEYWNTLEYFLAGPNPEAASNASPGNDVPAVKEVLQRFHNRKQKRLSRSQGVLNSKWMVHLIKGRNNSSRKRKRSSGGVPSRHVKLRTSDVQPSDKSTCDTVEQFPDEQNAFVVSPGDIGCNSQINCVGDHREVTEGIEQCEKNEGNHSFMKRSDLSSLKPTCRAIFSWTEDADRQLVIEYVRLRAALGPYSRCFKWASVKNLPASPDACKRRMAILMKGCIQFRSALMKLCNVVSERYARYLQNRSLDCGDCEEMVQHDASEEDLNQGVSDSPEHSREAAEERWDDFDVYNVKVALDKVLECKKMAKLNGSNGVQSANANSDLSINAERPEKSSHWVPKRCGHPLIESNNIRRQPFESVAVANAVELSKLAVLTTSRSQLVPTSLVETFKHYSEHDKVLAFNFLKEMKLIESRAKNPVALSGKFFDSMFSSPFPIKTGEQAAKFSTWLHEREKEMVNGGVVLPRDLQCGDVLNLCGLLSSGELSIIPCLPAKGVGKAKDARTLKRKNNITNFRDGSRGKTYRIGESEARRAKGFPDITLSLSRATFFSREAVEFFKNDENQPLTQIGEENQVKIMSVLESSSSASYLEGKNNVEEAHENGSYGYTAISSKELLWKAMASSAEHFCSFSSKKESSAFNPELFRSLLLAIQKAGDQGLTMKEISMSVNVQGEKMLDVIVDVLETFGQVLKVNGYDSVHVVDSLYHSKYFLSTVPVNRQDSLVTLAGADDAQKELGMNAEFHNPTNREQPSEPLLERQSTNRNDSLEFQTAKSHPCKPILPWIDGDGTFNNGVYRKLVSRALGIIMQKPGILEDHVIDQMHGMNPQSCRTLLEMMILDNHIVVRKMFETIAGPPAILSGLLGTQFVKSKLILKRHLFANPTSTSHL
- the LOC132044211 gene encoding uncharacterized protein LOC132044211 isoform X2; this translates as MLDNFSRIHEVEVSKSKLSKQELEALHLRKRVLQRIAIARANGITQSELTKEFNTKANNFFHILKELQTLGLILSHQVTVWENETSNDGKLINKHISTNMLYLSLYGKHLRCQQRLEIRKRGLMKDDRENVLIKDDLPSLRDICNILEKAKGKVIPISNIKKDLGYRDAAGHKRWANILRKLTQAQVVEVIEKDKSLRLLKEFSPMHFDTRKRRSDDLGREQPPTKIEKRDQIGQQIVELPIEPQTCGITHAEGSREIRDVEVQYRGNNRMSTAQNSSSDVSNTKMQMMGSSVCDLVPVKTSATETISPRCQAYKAYPSHKLRADCAREQREHWILKMLEEEKFLIKPHLQRRLERLEKGRHTSMDKKTLERSLNKLQQNGHCKCLDVFFPAVTNFCENLKRVVVLHPSIYELSPALLVKIYDRIRSFERELRGKSFSKFQKGDALPIVYDDVGRGQQRIEMDVQDALAKKSCGKKSLMEKMARAKLLHIYLWEYVNSLPDSEDTSSSGKYGYDLRNDDSSCKLVDIGSAIEAMQLELFLQVSGSVKMHENVFEKCGDYLHLSGIPMKDYTCLKDTPSIKELSLLIAVLQRFKLIRLVCGEHTVDATQVTQITLTHALELKPFSSAARSSSFHGPDSCHQVRHDFVLSNRKAVDEYWNTLEYFLAGPNPEAASNASPGNDVPAVKEVLQRFHNRKQKRLSRSQGVLNSKWMVHLIKGRNNSSRKRKRSSGGVPSRHVKLRTSDVQPSDKSTCDTVEQFPDEQNAFVVSPGDIGCNSQINCVGDHREVTEGIEQCEKNEGNHSFMKRSDLSSLKPTCRAIFSWTEDADRQLVIEYVRLRAALGPYSRCFKWASVKNLPASPDACKRRMAILMKGCIQFRSALMKLCNVVSERYARYLQNRSLDCGDCEEMVQHDASEEDLNQGVSDSPEHSREAAEERWDDFDVYNVKVALDKVLECKKMAKLNGSNGVQSANANSDLSINAERPEKSSHWVPKRCGHPLIESNNIRRQPFESVAVANAVELSKLAVLTTSRSQLVPTSLVETFKHYSEHDKVLAFNFLKEMKLIESRAKNPVALSGKFFDSMFSSPFPIKTGEQAAKFSTWLHEREKEMVNGGVVLPRDLQCGDVLNLCGLLSSGELSIIPCLPAKGVGKAKDARTLKRKNNITNFRDGSRGKTYRIGESEARRAKGFPDITLSLSRATFFSREAVEFFKNDENQPLTQIGEENQVKIMSVLESSSSASYLEGKNNVEEAHENGSYGYTAISSKELLWKAMASSAEHFCSFSSKKESSAFNPELFRSLLLAIQKAGDQGLTMKEISMSVNVQGEKMLDVIVDVLETFGQVLKVNGYDSVHVVDSLYHSKYFLSTVPVNRQDSLVTLAGADDAQKELGMNAEFHNPTNREQPSEPLLERQSTNRNDSLEFQTAKSHPCKPILPWIDGDGTFNNGVYRKLVSRALGIIMQKPGILEDHVIDQMHGMNPQSCRTLLEMMILDNHIVVRKMFETIAGPPAILSGLLGTQFVKSKLILKRHLFANPTSTSHL
- the LOC132044211 gene encoding uncharacterized protein LOC132044211 isoform X4 — encoded protein: MLYLSLYGKHLRCQQRLEIRKRGLMKDDRENVLIKDDLPSLRDICNILEKAKGKVIPISNIKKDLGYRDAAGHKRWANILRKLTQAQVVEVIEKDKSLRLLKEFSPMHFDTRKRRSDDLGREQPPTKIEKRDQIGQQIVELPIEPQTCGITHAEGSREIRDVEEVQYRGNNRMSTAQNSSSDVSNTKMQMMGSSVCDLVPVKTSATETISPRCQAYKAYPSHKLRADCAREQREHWILKMLEEEKFLIKPHLQRRLERLEKGRHTSMDKKTLERSLNKLQQNGHCKCLDVFFPAVTNFCENLKRVVVLHPSIYELSPALLVKIYDRIRSFERELRGKSFSKFQKGDALPIVYDDVGRGQQRIEMDVQDALAKKSCGKKSLMEKMARAKLLHIYLWEYVNSLPDSEDTSSSGKYGYDLRNDDSSCKLVDIGSAIEAMQLELFLQVSGSVKMHENVFEKCGDYLHLSGIPMKDYTCLKDTPSIKELSLLIAVLQRFKLIRLVCGEHTVDATQVTQITLTHALELKPFSSAARSSSFHGPDSCHQVRHDFVLSNRKAVDEYWNTLEYFLAGPNPEAASNASPGNDVPAVKEVLQRFHNRKQKRLSRSQGVLNSKWMVHLIKGRNNSSRKRKRSSGGVPSRHVKLRTSDVQPSDKSTCDTVEQFPDEQNAFVVSPGDIGCNSQINCVGDHREVTEGIEQCEKNEGNHSFMKRSDLSSLKPTCRAIFSWTEDADRQLVIEYVRLRAALGPYSRCFKWASVKNLPASPDACKRRMAILMKGCIQFRSALMKLCNVVSERYARYLQNRSLDCGDCEEMVQHDASEEDLNQGVSDSPEHSREAAEERWDDFDVYNVKVALDKVLECKKMAKLNGSNGVQSANANSDLSINAERPEKSSHWVPKRCGHPLIESNNIRRQPFESVAVANAVELSKLAVLTTSRSQLVPTSLVETFKHYSEHDKVLAFNFLKEMKLIESRAKNPVALSGKFFDSMFSSPFPIKTGEQAAKFSTWLHEREKEMVNGGVVLPRDLQCGDVLNLCGLLSSGELSIIPCLPAKGVGKAKDARTLKRKNNITNFRDGSRGKTYRIGESEARRAKGFPDITLSLSRATFFSREAVEFFKNDENQPLTQIGEENQVKIMSVLESSSSASYLEGKNNVEEAHENGSYGYTAISSKELLWKAMASSAEHFCSFSSKKESSAFNPELFRSLLLAIQKAGDQGLTMKEISMSVNVQGEKMLDVIVDVLETFGQVLKVNGYDSVHVVDSLYHSKYFLSTVPVNRQDSLVTLAGADDAQKELGMNAEFHNPTNREQPSEPLLERQSTNRNDSLEFQTAKSHPCKPILPWIDGDGTFNNGVYRKLVSRALGIIMQKPGILEDHVIDQMHGMNPQSCRTLLEMMILDNHIVVRKMFETIAGPPAILSGLLGTQFVKSKLILKRHLFANPTSTSHL
- the LOC132044211 gene encoding uncharacterized protein LOC132044211 isoform X1: MLDNFSRIHEVEVSKSKLSKQELEALHLRKRVLQRIAIARANGITQSELTKEFNTKANNFFHILKELQTLGLILSHQVTVWENETSNDGKLINKHISTNMLYLSLYGKHLRCQQRLEIRKRGLMKDDRENVLIKDDLPSLRDICNILEKAKGKVIPISNIKKDLGYRDAAGHKRWANILRKLTQAQVVEVIEKDKSLRLLKEFSPMHFDTRKRRSDDLGREQPPTKIEKRDQIGQQIVELPIEPQTCGITHAEGSREIRDVEEVQYRGNNRMSTAQNSSSDVSNTKMQMMGSSVCDLVPVKTSATETISPRCQAYKAYPSHKLRADCAREQREHWILKMLEEEKFLIKPHLQRRLERLEKGRHTSMDKKTLERSLNKLQQNGHCKCLDVFFPAVTNFCENLKRVVVLHPSIYELSPALLVKIYDRIRSFERELRGKSFSKFQKGDALPIVYDDVGRGQQRIEMDVQDALAKKSCGKKSLMEKMARAKLLHIYLWEYVNSLPDSEDTSSSGKYGYDLRNDDSSCKLVDIGSAIEAMQLELFLQVSGSVKMHENVFEKCGDYLHLSGIPMKDYTCLKDTPSIKELSLLIAVLQRFKLIRLVCGEHTVDATQVTQITLTHALELKPFSSAARSSSFHGPDSCHQVRHDFVLSNRKAVDEYWNTLEYFLAGPNPEAASNASPGNDVPAVKEVLQRFHNRKQKRLSRSQGVLNSKWMVHLIKGRNNSSRKRKRSSGGVPSRHVKLRTSDVQPSDKSTCDTVEQFPDEQNAFVVSPGDIGCNSQINCVGDHREVTEGIEQCEKNEGNHSFMKRSDLSSLKPTCRAIFSWTEDADRQLVIEYVRLRAALGPYSRCFKWASVKNLPASPDACKRRMAILMKGCIQFRSALMKLCNVVSERYARYLQNRSLDCGDCEEMVQHDASEEDLNQGVSDSPEHSREAAEERWDDFDVYNVKVALDKVLECKKMAKLNGSNGVQSANANSDLSINAERPEKSSHWVPKRCGHPLIESNNIRRQPFESVAVANAVELSKLAVLTTSRSQLVPTSLVETFKHYSEHDKVLAFNFLKEMKLIESRAKNPVALSGKFFDSMFSSPFPIKTGEQAAKFSTWLHEREKEMVNGGVVLPRDLQCGDVLNLCGLLSSGELSIIPCLPAKGVGKAKDARTLKRKNNITNFRDGSRGKTYRIGESEARRAKGFPDITLSLSRATFFSREAVEFFKNDENQPLTQIGEENQVKIMSVLESSSSASYLEGKNNVEEAHENGSYGYTAISSKELLWKAMASSAEHFCSFSSKKESSAFNPELFRSLLLAIQKAGDQGLTMKEISMSVNVQGEKMLDVIVDVLETFGQVLKVNGYDSVHVVDSLYHSKYFLSTVPVNRQDSLVTLAGADDAQKELGMNAEFHNPTNREQPSEPLLERQSTNRNDSLEFQTAKSHPCKPILPWIDGDGTFNNGVYRKLVSRALGIIMQKPGILEDHVIDQMHGMNPQSCRTLLEMMILDNHIVVRKMFETIAGPPAILSGLLGTQFVKSKLILKRHLFANPTSTSHL